The Plasmodium yoelii strain 17X genome assembly, chromosome: 8 genome includes a region encoding these proteins:
- a CDS encoding 6-cysteine protein → MEKYKWKSVKCLVWLIVLYHILWTNFLLGLNKFNPIIKEEGYLYLKVAYNCDYSGLIELENIYILHYCFFINNTTNGLLFTTFNTLKLKWDVAKEVLLFKNDNIERYSFITDSIANNLILIYDINNITKVTVFNNYIEPSIISNKITTNYKMIHKFNIISKVTYFYKNKKSLFMCGMNNNGNIVCSFSFDYGLTMKDENLIEFILKDSIPIIQYKIDVKFNKHYVYFNLREEKNEISFYEFKCFQDTENTYTCDLLNIISANLQNINYKYILRTKDSQIVSYQKGNICYIGWSFNSLNINTEIDKQISDTDCFNVSILQKDEHLLVTFKKNINPDDPTGKEYYALFEKLSPRESGCELRLDAGSLYVTNIFMENTCKLWIEDLDSKREDDDEVSFSVIVPKSFNVIKHKCFENNNNTNSQIYYLKQYEEEEENIKTYTFTLYKHILIQEIDQSNKCAFENNINKEKIYVVLTMENYYKNYSCDIAVENCDFFIYEQSKITINYNKNWIIDEQIKQSNILYNGVYVSLYNIISQTNANNLIELNNNNIVITIPSFIPSIRTIKILFFRRTGGNDEINEYDNDNDNDDDDDNDNEKGNHDIIQNNGKYGKGPSNETRYVYIRLQKTYKPIKKVLGVNFSDTFDIYYKYYKFDQENVKFLINDFSETNYIGMICQINKETDVKPCSFTFISDPNQNTSISSSSHIKKPPFLSYFNKNRIQNQNSVEYVSETRFIFPKNFNETLQEKGIKDIHFRCICSTQNGKNNVDTHNEIQYFITTGNISNDDMLEIPTHITNNNFSTPNLDSKTNNRNHKLSKRNRYLPNNMNEENTKYHYNTASVTQCKFNFFQVFIGITIFHILISFL, encoded by the exons atggaaaaatataaatggaaATCCGTTAAGTGTCTAGTATGGTTGATTGTgttgtatcatattttatggacaaattttttattggGGTTAAATAAATTCAATCCGATTATTAAAGAAGAaggatatttatatttaaaagtaGCATATAATTGTGATTATAGTGGTTTAATAGaattagaaaatatttatatattacattattgtttttttattaataatacaacAAACGGATTATTATTTACAACGTTTAACAccttaaaattaaaatgggATGTAGCAAAAgaagttttattatttaagaATGACAATATAGAAAGATATTCTTTTATTACTGATTCTATAGCAaacaatttaatattaatttatgatataaataatataacaaaagtaactgtatttaataattatatagaaCCATCTAttatatcaaataaaataactacaaattataaaatgatacataaatttaatataatttcaaaagttacttatttttataaaaataaaaaatctttatttatgtgtggaatgaataataatggaaatattgtttgttcattttcatttgatTATGGTTTAACAATGAAAGATGAAAATTTAattgaatttattttaaaagattCTATTCCAATAATCCAATATAAAATAGAtgtaaaatttaataaacattatgtttattttaatttaagagaagaaaaaaatgaaataagtttttatgaatttaaatgttttcaAGATACAGAAAATACATATACTTGTGatcttttaaatataatttcagCAAACTTgcaaaatattaattataaatatatacttcGTACAAAAGATTCACAAATTGTTTCATATCAAAAAGggaatatatgttatattggATGGTcttttaattcattaaatataaatacagaAATAGATAAACAAATTTCTGACACAGACTGTTTTAACGTTTCTATTCTTCAAAAGGATGAACATCTTTTAGTCacattcaaaaaaaatataaatccaGATGACCCAACGGGGAAGGAGTACTACGCATTGTTCGAG AAACTGAGCCCTAGGGAGAGTGGATGCGAACTGCGGCTAGATGCAGGAAGCCTGTATGTTACAAACATTTTTATGGAGAATACATGTAAATTATGGATAGAAGATTTAGATTCTAAAAGAGAAGATGATGATGAAGTAAGCTTTAGTGTTATAGTTCCTAAATCTTTTAAtgtaataaaacataaatgttttgaaaataacaataatacaAATAGTCAAATTTATTATCTTAAACAAtatgaagaagaagaagaaaatataaaaacatatacaTTCACActttataaacatatattaatacaagAAATTGATCAAAGCAATAAATGTgcatttgaaaataatataaataaagaaaaaatatatgttgtaTTAACTatggaaaattattataaaaattatagttGTGATATTGCAGTTGAAAATTGtgacttttttatttatgaacaaagcaaaataacaataaattataataaaaattggaTAATAGATGAACAAATAAAGCAATCGAACATACTTTATAATGGTGTATATGtatctttatataatataataagtCAAACTAATGctaataatttaatagaattaaataataacaatattgtAATAACTATTCCATCTTTCATACCTAGTATAAgaacaataaaaattttattttttagaagAACAGGTGgaaatgatgaaataaacgaatatgataatgataatgataatgatgatgatgatgataatgataatgaaaaagGGAATCATGatataatacaaaataatggaaaatatgGTAAAGGACCAAGTAATGAAACCCGATATGTTTATATACGATTACAAAAAACTTATAAACCTATAAAAAAAGTTTTGGGAGTAAATTTTTCAGATacttttgatatatattataaatattataaatttgatcaagaaaatgttaaatttttaataaatgatttttCAGAAACTAATTACATTGGTATGATAtgtcaaataaataaagaaacagaTGTAAAACCATGTAGTTTTACTTTTATAAGTGATCCGAATCAAAATACATCTATATCAAGTTCATCTCACATAAAAAAACCACCttttttatcttattttaataaaaatagaatacAAAATCAAAATAGTGTTGAATATGTAAGTGAGACACGTTTTATTTTTCCGAAAAATTTTAACGAAACTTTACAAGAAAAAGGAATCAAAGATATACATTTTAGATGTATTTGTTCTACTcaaaatgggaaaaataaTGTTGATACTCATAATGaaatacaatattttataacaaCTGGAAATATATCAAATGATGATATGCTTGAAATTCCTACACATATTacaaataacaatttttctACACCTAATCTAGATTCAAAAACAAACAATAGAAATCATAAATTATCAAAAAGAAATCGTTATTTACCtaataatatgaatgaagaaaatacaaaatatcaTTATAATACTGCTTCAGTTACTCAATgcaaatttaatttttttcaggTTTTTATAGGTATAACTATATTCCATATTTtgatatcatttttatag
- a CDS encoding proteasome subunit alpha type-3, putative, which yields MAGLSAGYDLSVSTFSPDGRLYQVEYIYKAINNNNTSISLECKDGVISCSINTSLEKNKMIKKNSYNRIYYVNNNIIITYAGLDGDARNIIDRIKSEANNYFLNFHTNIPLHILANRISLYIHAYTLYWHLRPFASSIIISSYDKNEKGEIYCIEPSGACYKYYGVVIGKNKELFKTEIEKKNYKHISVREALVDIYKFILSSDDHINKDNISHLVNFSWICEESSFESQTIDQEILDNALKVAVESVNQ from the exons ATGGCAGGATTAAGTGCAGGGTATGATTTATCTGTATCGACATTTTCACCAGATGGTAGACTTTATCAAgttgaatatatttataaagcaataaataataacaacacTTCTATATCTTTAGAATGCAAAGATGGTGTTATTAGCTGTTCTATAAATACATcattggaaaaaaataaaatgataaaaaaaaatagttataatagaatatattatgttaataataatattataataacataTGCTGGTTTAGATGGTGATGCAAGAAATATAATTGATAGAATAAAAAGTGAagcaaataattattttttaaattttcatacAAATATACCATTACACATTTTAGCTAATAGaatatctttatatatacatgcctATACATTATATTGGCATTTAAGACCATTTGCTTCCTCAATAATTATATCAtcttatgataaaaatgaaaaag GTGAAATATATTGTATCGAGCCAAGTGGTGCATGTTACAAATATTACGGAGTAGTAAtcggaaaaaataaagaattatttaaaacagaaattgaaaagaaaaattataaacatataAGTGTTAGAGAAGCCTTagtagatatatataaatttattttaagtaGTGAtgatcatataaataaagataatatttCACACTTGGTAAACTTTTCATGGATATGTGAAGAATCATCATTTGAATCTCAAACAATTGATCAGGAAATTTTAGATAACGCTTTGAAAGTTGCTGTAGAATCAGTTAatcaataa